The DNA window GGGAGGGAGCTGTCGAAGGTGGGACTGGCGATTGGGACGAAGTCGTAACAAGGTAGCCGTACCGGAAGGTGCGGCTGGATCACCTCCTTTCTAAGGAGCACTTCTTACCAACCACGGTTGGTCAGAGGCCAGTTCATCGGCGAACGTCCGGTGCTGGTTGCTCATGGGTGGAACGTTGACTACTCGGCACGGTTGGTTGGAACTGTTAGTACTGCTTCGGCGTGGAAAACAGTTCGGATTGACCGGGTCGGGCACGCTGTTGGGTATCTGAGGGTACGGACCATTTGGTCTATATCTTCGCGATGCCGGCCCCAGTGCACTCGTCCGTAAGGGCGGGGTGATGGGTGGCTGGTCGTTGCTTGAGAACTGCACAGTGGACGCGAGCATCTGTGGCCAAGTTTTTAAGGGCGCACGGTGGATGCCTTGGCACCAGGAACCGATGAAGGACGTGGGAGGCCACGATAGTCCCCGGGGAGCCGTCAACCAGGCTTTGATCCGGGGGTTTCCGAATGGGGAAACCCGGCAGTCGTCATGGGCTGTCACCCATACCTGAACACATAGGGTATGTGGAGGGAACGCGGGGAAGTGAAACATCTCAGTACCCGCAGGAAGAGAAAACAACCGTGATTCCGGGAGTAGTGGCGAGCGAAACCGGATGAGGCCAAACCGTATGCGTGTGATACCCGGCAGGGGTTGCGCATACGGGGTTGTGGGATTGCACTTCAACAGTCTGCCGGCTGTTGGGCAAGTCAGAAACCGTTGGTGTAGGCGAAGGACATGCGAAAGGTCCGGCGTAGAGGGTAAGACCCCCGTAGCTGAAACATCAACGGCTTGCTTGTGCAACACCCAAGTAGCACGGGGCCCGAGAAATCCCGTGTGAATCTGGCGGGACCACCCGTTAAGCCTAAATATTCCCTGGTGACCGATAGCGGATAGTACCGTGAGGGAATGGTGAAAAGTACCGCGGGAGCGGAGTGAAATAGTACCTGAAACCGTGTGCCTACAAGCCGTGGGAGCGTCGCGCATTGAGTTTACTCAATGCGTCGTGACTGCGTGCCTTTTGAAGAATGAGCCTGCGAGTTAGCGGTGTGTAGCGAGGTTAACCCGTGTGGGGAAGCCGTAGCGAAAGCGAGTCCGAATAGGGCGATTGAGTTGCACGCTCTAGACCCGAAGCGGAGTGATCTAGCCATGGGCAGGTTGAAGCGGAGGTAAGACTTCGTGGAGGACCGAACCCACCAGGGTTGAAAACCTGGGGGATGACCTGTGGTTAGGGGTGAAAGGCCAATCAAACTCCGTGATAGCTGGTTCTCCCCGAAATGCATTTAGGTGCAGCGTCGTGTGTTTCTTGCCGGAGGTAGAGCACTGGATAGGCGATGGGCCCTACCGGGTTACTGACCTTAGCCAAACTCCGAATGCCGGTAAGTGAGAGCACGGCAGTGAGACTGTGGGGGATAAGCTCCATGGTCGAGAGGGAAACAGCCCAGAGCATCGACTAAGGCCCCTAAGCGTACGCTAAGTGGGAAAGGATGTGGAGTCGCAGAGACAACCAGGAGGTTGGCTTAGAAGCAGCCACCCTTGAAAGAGTGCGTAATAGCTCACTGGTCAAGTGATTCCGCGCCGACAATGTAGCGGGGCTCAAGCGTACCGCCGAAGTCGTGTCATTCACACATATATCCCCAACGGGAGTGTGGATGGGTAGGGGAGCGTCGTGTGCCGGGTGAAGCAGCCGCGGAAGCGAGTTGTGGACGGTTCACGAGTGAGAATGCAGGCATGAGTAGCGATACACACGTGAGAAACGTGTGCGCCGATTGACTAAGGGTTCCTGGGTCAAGCTGATCTGCCCAGGGTAAGTCGGGACCTAAGGCGAGGCCGACAGGCGTAGTCGATGGACAACCGGTTGATATTCCGGTACCCGCTTTGAAACGCCCAGTATCGAATCCATTGATGCTAAGGCCGTGAAGCCGTCCTGGAGCCTTCGGGCAAAGGGAAGTGGTGGAGCCGCCGGTCCAAGGTGGTAGTAGGTAAGCGATGGGGTGACGCAGGAAGGTAGTCCAGCCCGGGCGGTGGTTGTCCCGGGGTAAGGGTGTAGGCCGAGGGGTAGGTAAATCCGTCCCTCGTTAAGGCTGAGACCTGATGCCGAGCCGATTGTGGTGAAGTGGATGATCCTATGCTGTCGAGAAAAGCCTCTAGCGAGTTTCATGGCGGCCCGTACCCTAAACCGACTCAGGTGGTCAGGTAGAGAATACCGAGGCGTTCGGGTGAACTATGGTTAAGGAACTCGGCAAAATGCCCCCGTAACTTCGGGAGAAGGGGGGCCATCACTGGTGATCGGATTTACTCCGTGAGCTGGGGGTGGCCGCAGAGACCAGCGAGAAGCGACTGTTTACTAAAAACACAGGTCCGTGCGAAGCCGTAAGGCGATGTATACGGACTGACGCCTGCCCGGTGCTGGAACGTTAAGGGGACCGGTTAGTGCGCTTTCGGGCGTGCGAAGCTGAGAACTTAAGCGCCAGTAAACGGCGGTGGTAACTATAACCATCCTAAGGTAGCGAAATTCCTTGTCGGGTAAGTTCCGACCTGCACGAATGGCGTAACGACTTCTCGACTGTCTCAACCATAGGCCCGGTGAAATTGCACTACGAGTAAAGATGCTCGTTTCGCGCAGAAGGACGGAAAGACCCCGGGACCTTTACTACAGTTTGATATTGGTGTTCGGTTCGGCTTGTGTAGGATAGGTGGGAGACTTTGAAGCATGCACGCCAGTGTGTGTGGAGTCAATCTTGAAATACCACTCTGGTCGTGCTGGATGTCTAACCTCGGTCCGTGATCCGGATCAGGGACAGTGTCTGATGGGTAGTTTAACTGGGGCGGTTGCCTCCTAAAGAGTAACGGAGGCGCCCAAAGGTTCCCTCAGCCTGGTTGGCAATCAGGTGTTGAGTGTAAGTGCACAAGGGAGCTTGACTGTGAGACCGACGGGTCGAGCAGGGACGAAAGTCGGGACTAGTGATCCGGCAGTGGCTTGTGGAAGCGCTGTCGCTCAACGGATAAAAGGTACCCCGGGGATAACAGGCTGATCTTCCCCAAGAGTCCATATCGACGGGATGGTTTGGCACCTCGATGTCGGCTCGTCGCATCCTGGGGCTGGAGTCGGTCCCAAGGGTTGGGCTGTTCGCCCATTAAAGCGGTACGCGAGCTGGGTTTAGAACGTCGTGAGACAGTTCGGTCCCTATCCTCTGCGCGCGTAGGAATATTGAGAAGGGCTGTCCCTAGTACGAGAGGACCGGGACGGACGAACCTCTGGTGTGCCAGTTGTCCTGCCAAGGGCATGGCTGGTTGGCTACGTTCGGAAAGGATAACCGCTGAAAGCATCTAAGCGGGAAGCCTGCTTCGAGATGAGTATTCCCACCCCCTTTGAGGGGTTAAGGCTCCCAGTAGACGACTGGGTTGATAGGCCAGATGTGGAAGCCCGGTAACGGGTGGAGCTGACTGGTACTAATAGGCCGAGGGCTTGTCCTCAGTTGCTCGCGTCCACTGTGTTAGTTCTGAAGTAACGAACTGTGCCGTTTCCGGTTTGTTCAACTTCATAGAGTTTCGGTGGTCATAGCGTTAGGGAAACGCCCGGTTACATTCCGAACCCGGAAGCTAAGCCTTTCAGCGCCGATGGTACTGCAGGGGGGACCCTGTGGGAGAGTAGGACGCCGCCGAACAATTATTGTGGGAAAGCCCCGCACCTTATGGTGCGGGGCTTTTCTGTGTTCTGGGGCCGTCGGGCGGCCGGCAAAACTGTTTGGTTTGGCGGCCGGGGACGGGTGAGCATCAGGGCATGGACTATGTGATTCGACCTGTACGTGACGCCGGCGAGTGGCCCCGGGTGAAAGAGCTGCGGCTTGCCGCGCTCCAGGACCCGGCGGCGGACATCGCGTTCCTGGATACGTACGAGAAGGCCCTGACCCAGCCTGACTCTTTCTGGCAGGAGCGTACGGACGGGGCGGTCGCGGGCGGTCACGTGCGGCAGTTCGTGGCGGAGACGCCGGACGGGCGGTGGGTGGGGTCCGTCACCGGCATCGTCGAACGGGCTGGTGCGGAAGCCCACTTCGCCCCTTCGCCCGAGGTCGACCAGGTCCATGTGGTCGGAGTCTTCGTACGGCCCGAGGCGCGGGGCACCGGTGTGGCGCAGGAGCTTCTCGGAGCGGCGTTGGACTGGGCGTGGTCGCTCACGGAGCCCCGTGCGGAGCAGGTGCGGTTGTTCGTGCACGAGCGCAACGGGCGGGCCGAGGCGCTTTACACCAAGGCCGGGTTCGTACGGAGCGGGGTGACGATGGCGCCGCCGGGGGACCCGGCGGCGAAGGAGTACGAGATGGTGGCGGTGCGGTCGCCGGCTTCCGGGGGCCCGCGCTAACCGGCGGCCAGGGTGTGGTCCGGCCAGCGGGCACGGCCCTGCTCCTGGGAGCGGAGCAGGACCAGGGTCGGCAGGCCCTGGTCCTGACCGGTCGACAGCAGCTCCGGAAGCTGGGGAAGCGGAGCCACGGCCGCGACGTCGTCCAGGACGAACGTCATTGGTGGGTCGAGCCGACCGTCGG is part of the Streptomyces agglomeratus genome and encodes:
- a CDS encoding GNAT family N-acetyltransferase, whose translation is MDYVIRPVRDAGEWPRVKELRLAALQDPAADIAFLDTYEKALTQPDSFWQERTDGAVAGGHVRQFVAETPDGRWVGSVTGIVERAGAEAHFAPSPEVDQVHVVGVFVRPEARGTGVAQELLGAALDWAWSLTEPRAEQVRLFVHERNGRAEALYTKAGFVRSGVTMAPPGDPAAKEYEMVAVRSPASGGPR